A portion of the Oxynema aestuarii AP17 genome contains these proteins:
- the gap gene encoding type I glyceraldehyde-3-phosphate dehydrogenase yields the protein MATIKVGINGFGRIGRLVFRAGLNNPNIEFVGINDLVPAENLAYLLQYDSTQGKFNGSVQVKDDAIVVDGKTIPCSAIKDPAELPWGKYGADYIVESTGLFTTFEGASKHVKGGAKRVVISAPTKDPDKVPTFLMGVNEDQFDPKGHTVVSNASCTTNCLAPIAKVINDNFGLVEGLMTTIHAMTATQPTVDGPSKKDLRGGRGAAQNIIPASTGAAKAVTLVLPELKGKLTGMAMRVPTPDVSVVDLTFRTEKATTYDDICAAMKAASEGELKGVLGYTEDPVVSTDFVGDPHSSIFDAGAGMELNSNFFKVVSWYDNEWGYSCRVIDLMLSMAKKEGLL from the coding sequence GTGGCCACTATCAAAGTCGGGATTAACGGATTCGGGCGGATCGGACGCCTCGTCTTTCGAGCCGGATTAAACAATCCCAATATCGAGTTCGTCGGCATTAACGACCTCGTTCCTGCGGAAAACTTGGCGTATTTGCTCCAATACGACTCGACCCAAGGAAAATTTAACGGCTCCGTCCAAGTCAAAGATGACGCGATCGTCGTCGATGGCAAAACGATCCCCTGTAGCGCCATCAAAGATCCCGCCGAACTGCCCTGGGGTAAATACGGTGCCGATTACATCGTTGAGTCCACCGGACTGTTTACCACTTTCGAGGGAGCCTCCAAACACGTTAAAGGCGGAGCGAAACGGGTCGTTATTTCCGCGCCGACCAAAGATCCGGACAAAGTCCCGACCTTCTTAATGGGTGTCAACGAAGACCAGTTCGATCCCAAAGGTCACACCGTGGTCTCAAACGCCAGTTGTACCACCAACTGCCTAGCCCCCATCGCCAAAGTCATTAACGACAATTTCGGCTTAGTCGAAGGGCTGATGACCACGATTCACGCCATGACCGCCACCCAACCGACTGTAGACGGACCGAGTAAGAAAGACTTGCGCGGCGGTCGCGGTGCGGCTCAAAATATCATTCCCGCGTCTACGGGAGCTGCGAAAGCGGTGACCTTGGTGCTGCCGGAACTGAAAGGAAAACTCACCGGGATGGCGATGCGGGTGCCGACTCCTGACGTGTCGGTGGTCGATTTGACCTTCCGCACGGAAAAAGCGACGACCTATGACGATATTTGTGCGGCGATGAAGGCGGCGTCCGAGGGCGAGTTGAAAGGAGTCCTCGGGTATACGGAAGATCCGGTGGTTTCCACGGATTTTGTCGGCGATCCCCATTCGAGTATTTTCGATGCGGGGGCGGGGATGGAACTGAACTCGAATTTCTTTAAGGTTGTTTCTTGGTATGACAACGAGTGGGGTTATTCTTGCCGCGTGATTGATTTGATGCTCTCGATGGCGAAGAAGGAGGGTCTCCTCTAG